A genomic region of Barnesiella viscericola DSM 18177 contains the following coding sequences:
- a CDS encoding capsule assembly Wzi family protein, which yields MMHCRFKSALFTVLMLLTGGSSYSFAQYSMDYAVSMAGNVGNGTFAPYYLSANKHGLVTHSKSGYLRAALSRDLDRSKRFSYEFGVDLIGRLSSTSPVAYYTDGQMTERRPGVSAFLIQQLYAGIKYRMIFISAGSRELTDPVVNFELSSGGLIWSGNARPIPQVRAGFIDFVDIPLTKGWVQIKGDLAYGKFMDNNYLKTHYNYYNHFITTGALYHHKSISFRSNPHKPFVVTIGAELAAQFGGTKRIYQNGVLRDDLTSKSPTRFRDFLQVLVPTSGDGSTNVGDQAYYYGNHVGQWNLSAEYTFKDKSSIRGYFEWYYDDASGMGKLNGWDGLWGLEYRSGRQNWLSNVVVEYIDFTNQGGPLNWCPTDFENPILTTEATGFDNYYNNYFYNGWTHFGLSNGTAMAKSTLYNTDGYLRYKHNRMRGIHVGALGYISPEWRYKVLASYRTSWGSLELPLADTEHDLSGLLECHYTPAKLAGWTFSLSLAGDLGKLYGDQWGVAIGIKKSGILTIGK from the coding sequence ATGATGCATTGTCGATTCAAGAGTGCGCTGTTCACTGTTCTCATGCTGCTGACCGGTGGCTCTTCCTATTCGTTTGCCCAATATTCGATGGACTATGCCGTATCGATGGCCGGTAATGTCGGTAACGGCACCTTTGCTCCTTACTATTTGTCGGCCAATAAGCACGGACTGGTAACCCATAGCAAGAGCGGTTATCTGCGGGCGGCTCTCTCGCGCGACCTGGACAGAAGCAAGCGTTTCTCCTACGAGTTCGGTGTCGACCTCATCGGGCGCCTTTCGTCGACCTCGCCGGTTGCTTATTATACCGACGGGCAGATGACTGAACGTCGCCCGGGAGTCTCTGCCTTTTTGATTCAGCAACTGTATGCCGGCATCAAGTACCGAATGATTTTCATCTCGGCCGGGAGCCGTGAACTCACCGACCCGGTGGTTAACTTTGAGTTAAGTTCCGGTGGGTTGATCTGGTCTGGAAATGCGCGGCCCATACCGCAGGTGCGTGCCGGCTTTATCGATTTTGTCGACATTCCTCTCACCAAGGGGTGGGTGCAGATCAAGGGCGATTTGGCTTATGGCAAGTTCATGGATAACAATTATTTGAAGACTCATTATAACTATTATAACCACTTTATAACTACCGGAGCCTTGTATCATCACAAGTCGATTTCGTTTCGCAGCAATCCTCACAAACCTTTTGTTGTAACTATCGGAGCCGAGTTGGCTGCCCAATTTGGGGGTACCAAAAGAATTTATCAGAATGGCGTTTTGCGCGACGATCTTACCTCCAAGAGTCCCACTCGGTTCAGGGACTTTTTGCAGGTTTTGGTCCCCACATCGGGCGACGGATCGACCAATGTGGGTGATCAAGCTTATTACTATGGCAACCATGTGGGGCAATGGAATCTGTCGGCCGAGTACACCTTCAAAGACAAGTCGTCGATAAGAGGTTATTTCGAGTGGTATTACGATGACGCGTCGGGTATGGGCAAACTCAACGGCTGGGACGGTTTGTGGGGGCTCGAATACCGTAGCGGACGGCAAAACTGGTTGTCGAACGTGGTGGTTGAGTATATCGATTTTACCAACCAGGGGGGGCCGCTGAACTGGTGCCCTACCGATTTTGAGAATCCGATATTGACGACCGAAGCGACGGGCTTCGATAACTACTACAATAACTATTTCTATAACGGGTGGACTCACTTTGGCCTCTCCAACGGTACGGCCATGGCCAAGTCGACGCTATATAATACCGATGGCTATTTGCGGTACAAGCATAACCGCATGCGAGGAATACACGTTGGAGCCTTGGGATACATTTCTCCCGAGTGGCGTTACAAGGTGTTGGCTTCGTATCGCACCTCGTGGGGCTCTTTGGAACTCCCGCTGGCCGATACTGAGCACGATCTCTCGGGATTGCTCGAATGTCACTATACGCCTGCAAAGTTGGCGGGTTGGACCTTCTCCCTTTCGCTGGCAGGTGATTTGGGAAAATTGTATGGCGATCAATGGGGCGTTGCTATTGGAATCAAGAAGAGTGGAATTTTAACGATTGGAAAATGA
- a CDS encoding outer membrane beta-barrel protein, with protein MKTIKQISLWVVAAAFMVVVPTRGNAQAVSKTYFNVDWQFNAPMGNSYADKASGWGMNFEGGYYVMPRMAIGAYIAYHTNNKYVDRQTLALSSSSALTTDQQHSLFQLPFGVLAKYRFTTDGMFEPYMTLKMGANYSRMSSYMQAWELYHDTWGFAVSPEIGITIFPSPSYRYGLHLAMYYNYTTNKSKVLTYEIDGRSNLGFRVGVSF; from the coding sequence ATGAAAACTATCAAACAAATATCGTTATGGGTGGTAGCGGCTGCTTTTATGGTGGTTGTGCCGACCCGCGGAAACGCACAAGCCGTTTCAAAAACCTATTTCAATGTCGATTGGCAGTTCAATGCCCCTATGGGAAACAGCTATGCCGACAAGGCGAGCGGGTGGGGTATGAACTTTGAGGGCGGATACTACGTGATGCCCCGTATGGCCATCGGTGCCTACATTGCCTACCACACCAACAACAAGTATGTCGACCGTCAGACTCTGGCCCTGAGTTCCAGCTCGGCACTCACGACCGACCAGCAACACTCGCTGTTCCAGTTGCCTTTTGGTGTGTTGGCCAAATATCGCTTTACTACCGACGGCATGTTCGAGCCCTATATGACTTTGAAGATGGGAGCCAATTACAGCCGCATGTCGTCCTACATGCAGGCCTGGGAGCTCTATCACGACACGTGGGGATTTGCCGTCTCGCCCGAGATTGGTATTACCATTTTCCCCAGTCCCAGTTACCGGTACGGGTTGCACTTGGCCATGTATTACAACTATACGACCAACAAGAGCAAAGTGCTCACCTATGAAATCGACGGGCGCAGTAACCTCGGTTTCCGGGTAGGTGTCTCGTTCTAA
- a CDS encoding DUF4136 domain-containing protein gives MKKLIPILFVVAAITACQKEPSLSELDDDYVVFTDYDKSANFDNYLTYYMPDSVLLITDSEKATYWTNDEANYILETFAENMASRGFLLVDTKEEADLGLQVSYIEDVHYFVDYPNSYWWWGYPGYWGPGYWGPYWSTWYYPYPVVYSYSVNSFLAELVDLTDQTGTSKRLNILWDTYMAGLQSSSPRVNRNLVIQAIDQAFVQSPYLLTNQE, from the coding sequence ATGAAAAAACTAATCCCGATTCTTTTTGTCGTTGCAGCAATAACTGCGTGCCAGAAAGAGCCCAGCCTCTCCGAGCTGGACGACGATTATGTGGTGTTTACCGATTACGACAAATCGGCCAATTTCGACAACTATCTCACCTACTACATGCCCGATAGTGTCTTGCTCATCACCGACAGCGAAAAAGCCACCTATTGGACTAATGACGAGGCTAACTATATTCTCGAAACCTTTGCCGAGAATATGGCATCTCGCGGCTTCCTGCTGGTAGATACCAAGGAAGAGGCCGACCTGGGTTTGCAAGTCAGCTATATCGAAGATGTTCACTATTTTGTCGACTATCCCAACAGCTACTGGTGGTGGGGCTATCCCGGTTATTGGGGCCCCGGTTACTGGGGTCCGTATTGGAGCACCTGGTACTATCCTTATCCCGTGGTATACAGTTACAGCGTGAACTCTTTCCTGGCCGAGTTGGTCGACCTGACTGACCAGACGGGTACAAGCAAACGGCTTAACATCTTGTGGGATACCTATATGGCCGGCTTGCAGAGCAGTTCGCCTCGGGTCAACCGCAATTTGGTAATCCAGGCCATTGACCAGGCATTTGTTCAGTCACCCTATCTGTTGACCAATCAAGAATAA
- a CDS encoding glycosyltransferase family 4 protein produces the protein MKIVVTGTRGIPNIQGGVETHCEELYPRLAAMGHDVTVVRRSCYVTPQNRIAQYKGVKLKDIYAPRKKSIEAIVHTFLAILYARRVHADVLHIHAIGPALLTPFARLLGLKVVMTHHGPDYDRQKWNKVAKAMLRLGERMGARFANEVIVISTVIDHILREKYHRENAHLIYNGVNIPTVAETNDYIRSLGLEPHRYVLAVGRFVEEKGFDLLIKAFAGIPHDGYKLVIAGDADHEDHYSTLLKQLAREHDVVLTGFIRGARLNELFSQARLFVLPSFHEGLPIVLLEALSYRLPVLVSDIPANRLSCLAPSDFFATDDVTSLEEALRRKLAEGDTRTTYDLSPYNWDYIATQVDAVYRRLR, from the coding sequence ATGAAGATAGTGGTGACAGGTACTCGTGGAATCCCCAATATCCAGGGTGGAGTAGAGACTCATTGCGAAGAACTCTATCCCCGCCTGGCTGCCATGGGGCACGATGTCACGGTAGTGCGTCGCTCGTGCTATGTAACTCCTCAAAATAGGATAGCACAATATAAGGGGGTGAAACTCAAAGATATCTATGCTCCTCGTAAAAAGAGCATCGAAGCCATTGTACACACTTTTCTGGCCATTCTGTATGCTCGCCGGGTACATGCCGACGTGTTGCATATCCATGCCATCGGGCCGGCGTTGCTTACCCCCTTTGCCCGTCTTTTGGGGTTGAAAGTGGTAATGACTCACCACGGTCCCGACTATGACCGGCAGAAGTGGAACAAGGTTGCCAAAGCCATGTTGCGTTTGGGAGAACGCATGGGGGCGCGGTTTGCCAACGAGGTAATTGTTATCTCGACCGTTATCGACCACATTTTGCGAGAAAAATATCATCGTGAGAATGCACATTTGATTTACAATGGCGTGAATATACCTACCGTGGCCGAAACCAACGACTATATTCGTTCCCTGGGTTTGGAGCCTCATCGATATGTACTGGCCGTAGGCCGTTTTGTCGAGGAGAAGGGTTTTGATTTGCTTATCAAAGCCTTCGCCGGCATACCTCACGACGGATACAAACTAGTGATTGCCGGTGATGCCGATCACGAGGATCACTATTCTACATTGCTGAAACAGCTGGCCCGGGAGCACGATGTCGTACTCACCGGATTCATACGGGGAGCCAGGTTGAACGAACTTTTTTCGCAAGCCCGGCTCTTTGTGTTGCCCTCTTTCCATGAGGGACTGCCTATCGTCTTGCTCGAAGCGCTGAGTTATCGCCTTCCGGTACTGGTCAGTGATATTCCGGCCAACCGGCTTTCCTGTCTTGCTCCGAGCGATTTTTTCGCTACGGACGATGTGACTTCGCTCGAAGAGGCTCTCCGCCGAAAACTGGCCGAGGGCGATACCCGCACTACATACGACCTGTCGCCCTATAATTGGGACTACATCGCCACGCAGGTCGATGCCGTGTATCGTCGGTTACGGTAA
- a CDS encoding radical SAM protein, translating to MKNLALTDISIITTYRCPMQCKMCNIWKNPTDPKLEIQPEELGILPKVKFINITGGEPFIREDLDKIVEVAFRKAPRVVISTSGWFETRVIELAKKFPKIGIRISIEGLSQKNDELRGRPGGFDKGLRTLLTLREMGVKDIGFGITVSNNNSEDMLSLYHLSKALDMEFATAAFHNSYYFHKDDNVITNRDTVCANFAKLIDMQMREKHPKSWARAFFNMGLINYIEGNRRLLPCEAGLMNCFIDPYGEVYPCNGLEAKYWKESMGNIRKANTFAEIWNSEQAQHVRELVRTCPKNCWMVGTVSPVMKKLSYVRHPMGWILKNKMRMLVGKPVCIDKKWYDVGQDPRQGNLNRP from the coding sequence ATGAAAAATCTCGCACTCACTGATATAAGTATTATCACCACATATCGCTGCCCCATGCAGTGTAAAATGTGCAATATATGGAAAAATCCTACTGACCCCAAGCTGGAGATTCAACCCGAGGAGTTGGGAATTTTACCAAAAGTAAAATTCATCAACATTACCGGTGGTGAGCCTTTTATTCGGGAAGATTTGGATAAGATTGTGGAAGTCGCTTTTCGCAAAGCGCCACGAGTTGTCATTTCCACATCGGGTTGGTTTGAAACGCGGGTGATAGAACTCGCCAAAAAGTTTCCCAAGATAGGAATTCGCATCAGCATCGAGGGCCTTTCCCAAAAGAACGATGAGTTGCGAGGACGTCCCGGAGGTTTTGACAAGGGCCTTCGCACACTGCTGACTTTGCGAGAGATGGGGGTGAAGGACATTGGCTTCGGAATTACCGTATCGAACAACAATTCCGAGGATATGCTATCGTTATATCATCTTTCCAAGGCACTCGACATGGAGTTTGCCACAGCTGCTTTTCACAACTCTTATTATTTCCATAAGGACGACAATGTCATTACTAACCGCGATACCGTATGTGCCAATTTTGCCAAGTTGATAGACATGCAGATGCGGGAGAAACACCCCAAGTCGTGGGCTCGTGCTTTCTTCAACATGGGGCTTATCAATTACATCGAGGGTAATCGTCGTCTGTTGCCATGTGAGGCTGGCCTCATGAACTGCTTTATCGATCCCTATGGCGAGGTTTATCCCTGCAACGGGTTGGAAGCCAAGTATTGGAAAGAGAGCATGGGCAATATCCGGAAGGCCAATACTTTTGCCGAGATTTGGAACAGCGAGCAGGCTCAGCACGTGCGCGAACTGGTGCGTACCTGTCCCAAGAACTGCTGGATGGTAGGAACCGTCTCACCGGTCATGAAGAAGCTCTCGTATGTGCGTCACCCCATGGGGTGGATTCTCAAAAACAAGATGCGTATGCTTGTGGGTAAACCGGTCTGCATAGACAAGAAATGGTATGATGTAGGTCAAGACCCCCGGCAAGGCAATCTCAACCGCCCCTAA
- a CDS encoding glycosyltransferase codes for MKEQLRILLVNKFYYPRGGDCICVINLESLLRRLGYEVAIYSMSYPQNLPCKTSRYFASEVSFSEGVMGKLKATERLFGTGDIVRSFQRMLDDFRPHIVHFHNIHSYLSPIIVKLAKEFGCRTVWTLHDYKLLCPSYSCLYQGEICEACFTDLTQVLRRKCMKGSLLASALAYGEALWWNKSKLQRWVDTFVCPSSFMAQKMRACGFDYSKLEVICNFIEEDKLVALQSIKSDEPDSEPYYCYVGRLSEEKGIRLLLEAAQSLPYQLYIAGDGPLSDELCVKYASGKIHFLGHLSSQEIVWLVSRAKAMVIPSVWYENNPLSVIESLCMGTPVIGSEVGGIPELIREGDGCLFSLGDKEELAEAITAMMTASNIDRVAISQRAQSRFSEGRYWEALKKVYGIEDKIC; via the coding sequence ATGAAAGAACAACTACGAATTTTACTTGTCAACAAATTTTACTACCCGCGTGGAGGAGATTGCATCTGCGTGATCAATCTTGAGTCTTTATTGCGCCGTTTGGGGTATGAGGTAGCTATCTACTCCATGTCCTATCCTCAGAATCTGCCCTGTAAGACTTCCCGCTATTTTGCCTCGGAGGTATCGTTTTCCGAGGGGGTAATGGGTAAGTTGAAGGCGACAGAGCGACTGTTTGGGACGGGAGATATTGTCCGTTCGTTCCAGCGAATGCTCGATGATTTTCGTCCGCATATCGTCCACTTTCATAATATACACTCCTATCTTTCTCCTATCATTGTTAAACTGGCAAAGGAGTTCGGCTGTCGCACGGTGTGGACTTTGCACGACTATAAACTGTTATGTCCCTCGTATAGCTGTTTGTATCAAGGAGAAATTTGTGAAGCCTGCTTTACCGACCTTACCCAAGTGCTGCGGCGTAAGTGTATGAAAGGTAGTTTGTTGGCCAGCGCTTTGGCCTATGGAGAAGCTTTGTGGTGGAATAAATCGAAATTGCAACGTTGGGTCGACACCTTCGTCTGTCCCAGTTCCTTCATGGCTCAAAAGATGCGAGCTTGCGGGTTCGATTATTCCAAGTTAGAGGTAATATGCAATTTTATAGAAGAGGATAAGTTGGTGGCACTTCAATCAATTAAGAGTGATGAGCCTGATTCGGAGCCCTATTATTGCTATGTGGGGCGTCTTTCCGAAGAGAAAGGGATACGTCTGTTGCTTGAAGCCGCACAATCGTTACCCTATCAACTTTATATAGCTGGAGATGGCCCTTTGTCTGATGAACTGTGTGTGAAATATGCTTCGGGGAAGATTCATTTCTTGGGCCATCTTTCTTCGCAAGAGATTGTCTGGTTGGTAAGCCGGGCGAAAGCTATGGTTATACCCTCGGTGTGGTATGAAAACAATCCGTTAAGTGTCATTGAGTCGCTTTGTATGGGTACACCTGTTATTGGTTCTGAGGTTGGAGGTATCCCCGAGTTAATTCGTGAAGGAGACGGTTGCCTGTTCTCTTTGGGGGACAAAGAGGAGTTGGCCGAGGCGATTACAGCGATGATGACTGCGTCGAATATTGACCGGGTCGCTATTTCGCAACGAGCTCAAAGCCGTTTTTCCGAGGGACGTTATTGGGAGGCTTTGAAAAAAGTATATGGAATAGAAGATAAAATTTGTTGA
- a CDS encoding acyltransferase family protein, with translation MEKRRDIAFDIAKGIGIVLMVIGHYIRSMLPSSIVFTRFIYHFHMPLFFLIAGFFYESSTRKESYGAFVWNKFQRLMLPYFILSWVIIGVKIGLDNYLQVDHPVTLDTLYRVFYLPEAGYFLWFVYVLFLVFCIVPFFKPGKRLMVLSLIALGIAFWNTAPSYCCINLVCRNLIFFVVGMWTARKVWLERLMNRHLFLWTVLTVSLSIVYTYCRMDFLPCRLQSLWGLPGVIWLFLCHRESLDIITKWP, from the coding sequence ATGGAAAAGAGACGAGATATCGCATTCGATATAGCTAAGGGGATAGGTATCGTTTTGATGGTTATTGGTCACTATATTCGGTCAATGCTCCCAAGTAGTATTGTATTCACTCGCTTTATCTATCACTTTCACATGCCGCTGTTTTTCTTGATTGCTGGGTTCTTTTACGAGAGTTCGACTCGAAAAGAGTCTTATGGGGCTTTTGTGTGGAATAAATTCCAGCGTCTGATGTTGCCCTATTTTATTCTTTCATGGGTAATTATAGGAGTCAAAATAGGTTTGGACAACTACTTGCAGGTAGATCACCCGGTGACACTTGATACGCTGTATCGTGTGTTTTATTTGCCCGAGGCGGGCTATTTCTTGTGGTTTGTATATGTCTTATTTCTTGTCTTTTGTATTGTTCCGTTTTTTAAACCGGGCAAACGGCTGATGGTGCTTTCTCTTATCGCTTTGGGAATAGCCTTTTGGAACACGGCTCCCTCATATTGTTGCATTAATTTGGTCTGTCGGAATCTTATCTTTTTCGTTGTAGGCATGTGGACGGCTCGCAAAGTCTGGTTGGAGCGACTCATGAATCGGCATCTGTTCCTCTGGACTGTATTAACCGTATCTCTTTCAATCGTATATACCTATTGCCGCATGGATTTTTTACCTTGTCGCTTACAGTCATTATGGGGGTTACCGGGAGTTATATGGTTGTTTCTCTGTCACAGAGAATCACTCGATATAATCACAAAATGGCCTTGA
- a CDS encoding glycosyltransferase family 4 protein, whose product MRIIVINPILFTPEKGVIPRVKTIKDTMIYDLCLAYYRAGHTVTLVAARDYAPKQREKYEFEVVFLETRWSRLFKPSLIPFMPGLWHFLKSRRQCVDMVLTSETFSVSSLMAARIFPGKTAIWQELGSHNRKMKKIPSRVWYNVVARLFMRKVWVIPRSYVSQRFIKQYMPRVGEPIGHGVKLVPASADNGVKKPQFLTVGQLIPRKNIGSIMAKFDAFLSNYPQYGNYVLYIAGDGVLRDDYTRQIAEMGRQQQIILLGKLSHEELFRYYRESKASLFDSFRENNMLSLMESISLSTPVITNKVPFNSNEVEENQLGIARDGWNEVDMARVIEQNDFYVENCKHYASLITVDAVAGRIIESFEEASRKK is encoded by the coding sequence ATGAGAATCATTGTCATTAATCCCATACTTTTTACGCCCGAAAAGGGGGTTATCCCTCGGGTGAAGACCATCAAAGATACGATGATTTATGATTTGTGCTTAGCCTACTATCGGGCTGGGCACACAGTTACACTTGTGGCTGCTCGGGATTATGCCCCCAAACAGAGGGAGAAATATGAGTTTGAGGTTGTTTTTCTGGAAACTCGGTGGTCCCGGCTCTTCAAACCGAGTCTGATACCCTTTATGCCCGGGCTGTGGCATTTTTTGAAGAGTCGTCGGCAGTGTGTCGACATGGTGTTGACCAGTGAAACTTTTTCGGTCTCGTCTTTAATGGCTGCACGTATCTTTCCGGGAAAGACGGCGATCTGGCAGGAGTTGGGTTCGCATAATCGTAAGATGAAGAAAATCCCTTCTCGGGTGTGGTATAATGTGGTGGCACGACTTTTTATGCGTAAAGTTTGGGTGATACCCCGGTCGTATGTGTCGCAGCGATTTATTAAGCAATATATGCCTCGGGTAGGCGAGCCTATTGGTCATGGGGTAAAGTTGGTTCCTGCTTCGGCCGACAATGGTGTGAAGAAACCGCAGTTCCTGACGGTAGGTCAGTTGATTCCGCGTAAGAATATCGGGTCGATTATGGCCAAGTTTGATGCTTTCTTGTCGAACTATCCGCAATATGGCAACTATGTGCTGTATATTGCGGGTGACGGAGTGTTGCGTGACGATTATACCCGGCAGATTGCGGAGATGGGTAGACAACAGCAAATTATTTTGCTGGGAAAGTTATCTCATGAAGAATTATTCCGATATTATCGGGAGTCAAAGGCTTCGCTGTTTGATTCTTTTCGTGAAAATAATATGTTATCGCTTATGGAGTCGATTTCTTTGTCGACACCGGTAATTACAAATAAAGTACCATTTAATAGCAATGAGGTAGAAGAGAACCAGTTGGGTATTGCTCGTGATGGTTGGAATGAAGTGGATATGGCTCGGGTAATAGAGCAGAACGACTTTTATGTGGAGAATTGTAAACATTATGCTTCGTTGATTACGGTTGATGCCGTGGCGGGGCGTATTATTGAATCGTTTGAGGAGGCTTCGCGAAAGAAATAG
- a CDS encoding glycosyltransferase family 2 protein, translated as MDERAVSVIIPVYNKEEYLKRCVDSILTQTFQDIEIILVDDESTDKSGIIADEYAIRDKRIRVIHQKNKGDVGARRTGVEVATSQYITFIDADDSFPQDAIEKLYTYCVENQLDIVFGAYRRIKPQREFPVFHPFSGIISGDELAAYLMDLKSICLSSSFSKRSLWHDDVFLGGDIKYPTADVLVNIKLSKYVHRAGIINDIVYNYYCVSDSLSMRGSLTSRQDLWKPYFEMLKTNLKERGLYAANERRFHILEIERLAFYVKEIDKTDNWVRQVIKYDTTEYPFKIRVLQFLIRFPRLRYILIKMNRYIKYKLLGR; from the coding sequence ATGGATGAAAGAGCGGTTTCGGTTATAATTCCGGTATATAATAAGGAAGAGTATTTGAAACGTTGCGTAGATAGTATTCTTACTCAAACATTTCAGGATATTGAGATTATATTGGTCGATGATGAGTCGACTGATAAATCGGGTATAATAGCTGATGAATATGCTATACGAGATAAGCGTATACGGGTTATTCATCAAAAGAATAAGGGTGATGTAGGTGCTCGTCGTACAGGCGTTGAAGTTGCCACATCGCAATATATTACTTTTATTGATGCTGATGATTCGTTCCCTCAAGATGCGATAGAAAAACTTTATACATATTGTGTTGAAAATCAGCTAGATATTGTTTTTGGTGCATACAGAAGGATTAAGCCTCAAAGAGAATTTCCGGTTTTTCACCCATTTTCAGGGATAATCTCGGGTGATGAATTAGCTGCGTATCTAATGGATCTGAAATCGATATGTCTGAGTAGTAGTTTTAGTAAAAGATCTCTTTGGCATGACGATGTATTCTTGGGTGGAGATATAAAATATCCTACTGCTGATGTGCTGGTTAATATTAAGTTGTCTAAGTATGTGCATAGAGCAGGAATCATAAATGACATTGTGTATAATTATTATTGTGTGTCGGATTCATTATCGATGCGAGGTTCGTTGACTAGTCGACAGGATTTGTGGAAGCCTTATTTCGAAATGCTTAAAACCAATCTAAAAGAACGGGGGCTATATGCAGCAAATGAGCGGCGTTTCCATATCCTTGAAATTGAACGATTGGCCTTTTATGTGAAGGAAATAGATAAAACTGACAATTGGGTAAGGCAAGTAATTAAATATGATACGACAGAATACCCTTTTAAGATTAGAGTTTTACAATTTTTGATCCGTTTTCCGAGGCTACGCTATATTCTTATCAAAATGAACCGATATATCAAGTATAAATTGTTGGGGCGATAA
- a CDS encoding lipopolysaccharide biosynthesis protein, with product MNRGNKFINDIFIYAVGNLGSKLITFLLVPLYTYFIAPDDFGYYDIALNISFLGIGILSFQLRDGVFRFLLGNEDDRTRKDIISFTCRFLLRATLVAFIIGLFCLFFFEIRFLPWIVALTVVFMFYEIYIQVIRGLGRNVYFVYIGILTSLLTIVFSCLFIINLDCGVLGIFYANILSRFFSMCIIECKLRILKKYFRYNSSDPQINQEMIRYSLPLLPNALCYWLLGSSNRLFINHYLGLESNGIYAVAMKFVSIFETFSLIIYQAWQETSIKQYGSQDKNRFFSSVLYAQMYIFSAFVILLIFVIKWNYVWLVDENFQDSAQYLFPMGISVIFFSLTSFFDMGYQCSKETARNLPGIILSTGLNLLLNYLLVQQWGIWGIVVSSIFTYLFLFLYRIVDSRRFFQVKIPYAGMIPLGGCIVAGIIYYEVISIYFQIVYVWALMIVLWVVMPGYVKSQLKVMAFSKIYRK from the coding sequence ATGAATAGGGGGAACAAATTTATAAATGATATCTTTATCTATGCTGTGGGAAACTTAGGCTCTAAGCTTATTACCTTCCTGTTGGTCCCTTTGTATACCTATTTTATTGCTCCTGACGATTTTGGCTATTATGATATTGCTTTGAATATTTCATTCTTAGGTATTGGAATCCTTTCATTTCAGTTACGAGATGGAGTTTTCCGCTTTTTGCTTGGTAACGAAGATGATAGAACAAGAAAAGATATTATATCATTTACTTGTCGGTTCTTGCTGAGGGCGACACTTGTCGCTTTTATTATAGGCCTTTTTTGTCTCTTCTTTTTCGAGATACGGTTCCTCCCCTGGATTGTCGCCTTGACCGTTGTATTCATGTTTTATGAAATTTATATTCAAGTTATTCGAGGGCTTGGCAGAAATGTTTATTTTGTCTATATCGGCATTTTGACGTCGCTCTTAACCATAGTTTTCAGTTGCTTGTTTATCATAAATTTAGATTGCGGAGTGCTGGGTATCTTTTACGCTAATATCTTATCTCGTTTTTTTTCGATGTGTATTATCGAATGCAAGCTTAGAATCTTGAAAAAGTATTTTCGATACAATTCCTCAGATCCTCAGATTAATCAGGAGATGATTAGATACTCGTTACCTCTTTTGCCTAATGCCTTGTGTTATTGGTTATTGGGGAGCTCAAACCGATTGTTTATCAATCATTATTTGGGGCTTGAGTCTAATGGAATTTATGCTGTGGCCATGAAGTTTGTCTCAATATTTGAGACATTCTCGTTGATTATCTATCAGGCTTGGCAGGAGACATCCATAAAACAATATGGATCTCAAGATAAGAATCGTTTTTTTTCGTCGGTATTATATGCTCAGATGTATATCTTTTCGGCCTTTGTGATTTTACTAATCTTTGTGATTAAATGGAATTACGTTTGGTTGGTCGATGAAAATTTCCAGGACAGTGCTCAATATTTGTTTCCAATGGGAATATCGGTCATATTCTTCTCATTGACCTCATTTTTTGATATGGGGTATCAGTGCTCCAAGGAGACGGCACGAAATCTGCCCGGGATTATTTTGTCGACTGGGTTGAATTTGTTGCTTAATTACCTGCTGGTACAGCAGTGGGGCATTTGGGGAATTGTGGTTTCCTCGATTTTTACCTATTTGTTTCTATTCCTGTATCGTATTGTTGATTCACGTCGGTTCTTCCAAGTGAAAATACCTTATGCAGGCATGATTCCGTTGGGCGGGTGTATTGTCGCTGGAATAATTTATTATGAAGTCATAAGTATTTATTTTCAAATAGTCTATGTTTGGGCATTAATGATTGTTCTATGGGTAGTAATGCCTGGGTATGTAAAGAGTCAACTGAAAGTTATGGCTTTTTCTAAAATATACAGAAAATAG